CTGACCTTGGTGGGGTGAGGGCTGGACTTCCTTCCGTGAAACATCCATATGGATGGTAAGCGGAAGGAATCAGCCATGGCATCCCCATCACCGGCCCGCACAGCCGATACGGAAAAGATCACCATCAACCTGGGCTTCGTGGATCTGGGGCGGATCGACCTGTTGGTGCGCGAGGGGTTCTATGCCTCGCGCAGCGACCTGATCCGCACCGCGATCCGCGCCCAGCTGGACCGCCATGACGCGCTGATCGCCCCCACCATCGTGCGCGACGATTTCGTCATGGGCCTGCGCGACCTGACCCGGGCCGAGCTGGAGGGCCTGCAGGCCGCGCGCCAGATGCTGGACCTGCGCGTGATCGGGCTGGCCCGCTTTGCCCGCGACATTCCCCCCGACCTGGTGACAGCGACCATCCGCTCGATCGAGGTGCTGGGCACCATTCAGGCCGATCCCGCCGTCAAGGCCGCGCTGGATGCCTGCCGTTCCCCGAAAGGACCGAAACCATGACCAAGCCGATGTCGATGAACATGTCCGAGATCACCCGCCTGATGCGCGCGGGTCAACTGACCGAGGCGACGCGGATGATCCAGACGGGCCTGGGCGGATCGTCCCTGCCCCAGATGCCGCAAATGCCCCAGATGGGCCAGATGCCGCAGATGCCCCATCAGGGCCGCGCCACCCCCGCCATCCCCGAAGGCGCGCGCTGGACCATGGGCCAGCACGCGGCGGCGGGCCAGGCGCGGCAATACCGCCTCTATGTCCCGGCCTCGGCGGCAGACGGGGCCGAGGGCCTGCTGCTGCTGCTGCATGGCTGCACCCAGGATCCCGACGACTTCGCCCGCGGCACCGCCATCCTGGCCGCGGCCGAGGCGCGGCGCATGATCGTCGTGCTGCCCGCCCAGACCGCCCAATCCAACATGAACAAATGCTGGAACTGGTTCGAGCCGCGTCACGCCGCCACCGATGGGGGCGAGGCCGCCTTTCTGACCGACCTGACCCGCACCCTGGCCCATGACCATGCGATCGCGCCCGACCGGCGCTTTGCGGCGGGCCTGTCGGCGGGGGGTGCGATGGCGGTGATCCTGGGCGCGGTCTTCGCCGATGATTTCGGCGCGGTCGCCTGCCATTCGGGCCTGCCCAACGGCGCGGCCTCGGATATGGGATCGGCCTTCGCGGCCATGTCGCAGGGCGGGCGCGACGGCGGCGCGGGCGTGGGCTGCCGGCTGCTGATCCTGCACGGATCGGCGGACGGGACGGTCTCGCCGCGCAATGCCGATGCGGTCCTGTCCCAGGCCCTGCGCCGCCAGCCGGGCCTGACCCGCCGCGCCGCCGATGCCCGGCTGGCCGGGCACGAGGTCCGCATCGGTCGCCATCGCGATGCCACAGGCACCCTCAGGATCGAGGATTGGCGCATCGCGGGCCTGGGCCATGCCTGGTCCGGTGGCGCGCCGGAGGGCAGTCATACCGCCCCCGGCCCCTCGGCCACCGATGCGATGATGCGGTTCTTTCTGGACGGGGCCGACTGATCCCGCATGGCTGGCCTTTCGCGACCGGCTGCGCCATGCTGCGGGCCGATCAAGGGGGGAGACCAGCGATGCGCGACATGGCAACCAAGGACCTGCTGGAGGCATTCCGCGCCGTCACCGGCCCCGCCGGGGTCGTCGATGCGCCGGATGCCATGGCGGGCTATCTGACCGACTGGACCGGGCGCTGGACGGGGCAGGCCATCGCCGTGCTGCGCCCCGACGGCACCGACCAGGTGGCGGCCTTGCTGGGCCTGTGCCATCGCCACGGCGTCGCGGTGACGACCCAAGGGGGCAATACCGGCATCGCCGGGGGCGCGACGCCCATCCCCGACCGCGACCATGTCGTGCTGTCGCTGGACCGGATGCAGCGCATCCTGGCCATCGACCCTGCCGCCCGGACCGCCACCGTGCAGGCGGGCACCGTCCTGCAGACCCTGCAGGAGGCGGTGGCCGATCACGGCCTGACCTATCCGCTGATGTTCGGCGCAAGGGGCAGCTGCACCATCGGCGGCACGCTGGCCACCAATGCGGGCGGGTCGAACGTGCTGCGCTATGGCACCGCGCGGGCGCTGTGCCTGGGGGTCGAGGCGGTGCTGGCCGACGGCACCGCCATCAGCGACCTGCAGGGGCTGCGCAAGGACAATACCGGCTATGACCTGCGCGACCTGCTGATCGGGTCCGAGGGCACGCTGGCCGTCATCACCGCCGCCGTGCTGCGCCTGCATCCCGCCCCGGTGGCGGTGACCACGGGCTTTCTGTCGCTCTCGGGCCCGGAGGCCGCGCTTGGGGTGCTGAACGCGCTGCAGGATGCGACCGGCGGGCTGGTCGAGGCCTTCGAATACATGCCCGCCCCCCTGATCGACCGGATCTGCGCCCATACCGGCGCGCGCCCGCCCCTGGCCGCGCCCGCCCCCACCGGCATCCTGCTGGAGGCCGCATCGACCCGCCCCTCGGACCGCGATGCGGGGGGGCTGGAGGATCTGGTCCAGGACTGCCTGGCCGGGTTGATGGAACGGGGGTTGGTGCTGGACGCGGTGATCGCCGCATCGGGCCAGCAGCGCCGCGACCTCTGGGCCATGCGCGAGGCAACGGCGGAATCCATCATGGCGGTGGATGGCTACATCTTCGATCTGTCGCTGCCGCTGTCGCAGATCGCGCCCTTTTTGCAGGTCACCGATGCCGAGGTGGCCCGGGCCGGGATGACGGCCCTGACCGTCGGGCATCTGGGCGACGGGAACCTGCATTATTCTATCGCGCCGGGCGGCGGGGCGGCGTTGGGGGCGCTGCGGGCGCGCATCCTGGACCGGGTGGCGGCGATGGGCGGGTCCTTCAGCGCCGAACACGGCATCGGGCAGGACAAGCTGGACCTGATGGCGGCCTATCGCGACCCCGCGCGGCTGGCCGCCATGCGCGCCCTGCGCCGGGCAATGGACCCGGCGGGCATCCTGAACCCCGGCAAGACGATCCCCGACGCGCCCTGACGCTTTACTAATATGTTAGTATGCTATATTCGGATCCCGGGCCGCGTCGGCCCGCGGATCGCGAAGGGGGTGCAGGGATGCGGCAGACATGGCGGTGGTTCGGACCGGTGGATCCGGTCTCGGTCGATGACATGCGGCAAGCGGGGGTCCAAGGCGTCGTCAGCGCCCTGCACCACATCCCCACCGGCGCCGTCTGGACCCCGGAGGGGATCGCCGCCCGCCAGGACCAGATCGCCCGCATGCGCGACGGCGCCCCGTCGGGCCTGGCATGGGAGGTGGTCGAGAGCCTGCCCGTCAGCGAGGCGATCAAGACCCAAGGCCCCGGCTGGCGCGACCATGTCGCCGCCTGGACGCAATCGCTGCGGAACCTGCATGCGGCGGGGCTGCGGGTGGTGTGCTACAACTTCATGCCGGTGCTGGACTGGACGCGCACGGACCTGGCTTGGCCCCGGCCCACGGGGGCGCGCTGCATGCGCTTCGACCTGGCCGATTTCGCGGCCTTCGACATCCATATCCTGGCCCGGCCCGACGCCGCGCGGGATTTCCCCGAGGCCGTCCGGGACGAGGCCGCCCGCCGCTTCGCCGCCATGGACCCCGATCGCGCCGAGGCCTTGGCCGCCAATATCGTCTGCGGCCTGCCCGGCGCGGCCGACCGGCTGTCCATGGCCGATCTGCGCGACCTGTTGGCCAGCTATGCCCCCGTGACCGAGGCGCGGCTGCGGGCAAATTTCGACGCCTTTCTGGAACAGGTGGCGCCCGTCGCGCAGGATCTGGAGATGCGCCTCTGCTGTCACCCGGACGATCCGCCCTTTCCGCTGCTGGGCCTGCCCCGCATCATGTCGACCGAGGCGGATTACGCCGAACGCATGGCGGCGGTGGACCTGCCCGCCAACGGGATCACGCTGTGTTCCGGATCGCTCGGGGCGCGCCATGACAACGACCTGCCGGGCATGATGCGCCGCTTGGGCGACCGGGTGCATTTCCTGCATCTGCGCAATGTGCGTCGCGACGCGGATACCGTGCCCGCATCCTTCTTCGAGGACGAGCATCTGGGCGGCCAGACCGACATGCCCGCCCTGATCGCCGCCATCCTGGACGAGGAGGCCCGCCGCGCCGCCGCCGGGCGCGCGGACGTCCAGATCCCCATGCGCCCCGATCACGGCCAGGACATCCTGGACGATATCGGCCGGGGCGGCCAGCCGGGCTATCCCGCCATCGGGCGGCTGAAGGGCCTGGCCGAACTGCGCGGGGTCGAGGCCGGGCTGGCCCATGCGCGGGGGCGGTCGTGACCCGCATCCTCTGCATCGGCGAGGCGATGGTCGAGCTGTCGGCCCAAGGCGATCTGTGGCGCGCGGGCATCGCGGGCGACACGCTGAACACCGCCTGGTATCTGCGCCGCCTGCTGGGGCCGTCGCATCATGTCGGTTACCTGACCCGGGTGGGGCGGGGCGATTTCTCGCGCCGGGCGGTGGACTTTATGGCGGCCGAGGGGATCGACACTTCCCATGTCACGACCGACCCCACGCGCGAGATCGGCCTTTACGCTATCACCCTGACCGAGGGTGAACGCAGCTTCACCTATTGGCGCGACACATCGGCGGCCCGCGGGCTGGCCGACGGTCCCGACCGGCTGCAGTCCGCGCTGGTGGGCTGCGACATCGCCTATCTGTCGGGGATCACCTTGGCGATCCTGCCCGATGCGGGGCGGGCGGCGCTGCTGGATGCGCTGCGGGGCCGCGATGTGGTCTTCGACCCGAACCTGCGCCCGCGGCTCTGGCCGGATGCGGGGCGGATGCGGGCGGCGATCACCGAGGCGGCGGGGTTGGCGGCGCTGGTCCTGCCCAGCTTCGACGACGAGGCCGCGCATTTCGGCGATGCCGATCCCAAAGCCACCATCGCACGCTATCGCGCGGCAGGCGCGGGCCAGGTCGTGGTCAAGAACGGCGGCGGGCCGGTGGCCTATGGCGGCCCCGAAGGCTCGGGCGTGGTGGACGACCTGCCCCGCGACCGGCCGGTGGACAGCACGGCGGCGGGCGACAGCTTCAACGCCGCCTATCTGGCCGCGCGGCTGGAGGGCGGGACCTGCGCGGATGCGATCCGCGCGGGCCATGCGCTCAGCCGCCGGGTGATCGCCCATCCGGGCGCCTTGGTGCGGGCGGCGGTCTGATCCCTCAGGTCGCGAATTCGCCCACACGCAGACAGCGCGCGGCATGGGCGGGACCGACGGGCTGCATCGGGACGCTGCCCTGACGGCAGGCCTCGGTCACCACGGGACAGCGCGGCGCAAAGGGGCAGCCGGGCGGCAGATGCGCCAGATCGGGCGGCGCGCCGGGGATCGCCTCCAGCCGGGTGCCCTTGACCATCGCGTCATGCGCCCGGCTTTTCAGCAGGCCCACGGTGTAGGGATGACGCGGCGCGCGGATCAGGTCGCGAGCGCTGGCCTCCTCGACGATCCGGCCCGCATACATGACGGCGATGCGATCCGCGACCTCGACGGCGGCGCCGATGTCATGGGTCACGAACAGGATCGACAGGCCCAGATCGCGCTGCAATTCGCGCAGCAGCAGCAGGACCTGCATCTGGACGGTCGCATCCAGCGCGGTCGTCGGCTCGTCGGCCAGCAGCAGCCGGGGCCGGCAGGCCAGGGCCAGCGCGATCATCGCCCGCTGGCGCATGCCGCCCGACATCTCGTGCGGGTAATTGTCCAGCCGCGCCCGGGCCGAGGGGATGCGCACCCGCTCGAACAGCTCCAGCGCGCGGGCGCGGGCGGCCTCGCGGGTGACGGATTCGTGGCGGCGGATCGTCTCGGCGATCTGGTCGCCCACCGAATAGACCGGGTCGAGGGCCAGCAGCGGTTCCTGAAAGATCATCGCCGCCTCGGCGCCCCGAAAGGCCGAGAGCGTGCGGCCGTTCATCGCCATCACGTCGCGCCCGCCGACCAGGATGCGGCCCTCGATCCGGCTGCGTTTCTCGGGGTTCAGGCGCATGACGGCGCGCATGGTCACGGATTTGCCCGATCCGCTTTCGCCGATCAGCGCCACCGCCTCGCCCGGCGCGATGTCCAGCGAGACGCCGCCCACCGCGCGCACGGGCCGCGTGCCGCCGGTGAAGGTGACGCCCAGGTCCCGGATCGACAGATAGGGTTCGGTCATTCGGCGGCCTCCGTCACGGCATGGCCCGATTGCGGATCGCGGGCGTGGCAGGCGACATTGTGATGGGGGCCTGAGCCGGTCAGCGCAGGCTCGCGCGTGGCGCAGACCGGCGCGGCGATGGGACAGCGGGTGTGAAAGCGACATCCGGGCGGCGGGTCGATCGGGTTCGGCGGATCGCCCGCCAGCGCGGGTTCCGTGTTGCGGTTGTCCGGATCCATCGAGGGCATGGATGACAGCAGCGCCCCCGAATAGGGATGCATCGGCCGGTCATAGAGCGCGTCGGCACCGCCGATCTCGGCCACCTTGCCCAGATACATGACCATCACCCGGTCCGACACGAAGCGCACCACGTTCAGGTCATGGCTGATGAAGACATAGGTCAGCCCGAATTCCGCCTTGAGATCGGCCAGCAGGTTCAGGACCTGCGCCTCGACCGACTTGTCCAGTGCGGATACCGCCTCGTCCAGGATGATGACCTTGGGGCGCAGGGCCAGGGCGCGGGCGATGTTGACGCGCTGGCGCTGGCCGCCCGACAGCTCGTGCGGGTAACGGCCTGCGAAACGGGCGGGCGACAGGCCCACGCGGGTCAGCAGGTCATGCGTCCGGGCCAGCGCCTGCGCCGCGGGCAGGCCGTGGACGCGGGCGCCGAACGCCACGTTATCCTCGATCGTCAGGCGCGGGTTCAGCGAAGAATAGCTGTCCTGGAACACCATCTGCACCTGACGGCGATAGGCCTTCAGCGGCAGATCAGGGCCGCCGACCAGCTTGCCTTCGAAGAACAGCTCTCCGGCATCAGGCTGTATCAAATGCATCAAGAGACGCGCGGTCGTGGATTTCCCGCAGCCGGATTCGCCCACGACGCCCAAGGTCTCGCCCGGCATGACCTCCAGATCCACGCCATCGACGGCATGGACATCCTTGACGCGCCTGCCCAACAGGCCGCCGGTCACGGGGAAATACTTGCGCAGGCCGCGCACGGACAGGATCGGCTGGACGGTCATTGCCGCACCTCCATTGCCGAGCGGAGCCCGTCGGCCAGCATGTTGAACGAGATCGAGACCATGAAGATCATCAGCCCCGGCAGCGCCGCGACCCAAGGCTGGACATAGATCGCCGTACGCAGCGTGTTCAGCATCAGCCCCCATTCCGGGTTCGGCGGCCGCACCCCCAGCCCCAGAAAGGACAGCCCCGAGGCCAGGATCATGCTGACCGCGATCAGCGATGTCGCATAGACGAAGATCGGCCCCAGCACATTGCCCAGCACATGCACCCGCAGGATGGTCAGCGCGCCTGCCCCCGATGCGCGCGCCGCCTCGATGAAATCCGACGACCGCAGCCGCGTCGTGACCGATTCCGCCACCCGTGCGATGGGCGGGATGAAGACGACGGTCAGCGAGAACAGCGCATTCCCCAGCCCCGCGCCAAGCGCCCCCGACAGGGCCACGGCCAGCAGGACCGAGGGAAAGGCGTAGAACACGTCGATCGTCCGCATGATCAGCGTGTTGGTCCAGCCGCCCGCATAGCCCGCGACGATGCCGATGGCCGATCCGATGACGAAGGCCATGACCACCGGCGTCACCCCCATCAACAGCGACAGCCGACCGCCCCAGATCAGCCGCGACAGCATGTCCCGGCCCAGCTCATCCGTGCCGAGGGGGTGGCCCTCGGTCCCGATGGGCTTCAGGCGGTTGATCATCCGCCCCTCCAGCGGGTCCATCGGCGCGATCAGCGGGGCCAGGATCGCCGCCAGCACGATCAGGCCCAGCACCATGGCCGCGCCCATCGCGGTGCGGTCACGACGCAGCCGCGCGCCGACATTGCGCCAATAGCCCGCGCTGCGGACGGGGGCGGTGGGGGCCAGGCCCAGGGTCGCGTCAGCCATGGCTTTACCTCTTGATGCGGGGGTCGAGCGCGCTTTGCATCACGTCGACGATCAGGTTCAGGATGACGAAGAACATCGCCAGCACGAGGATCGTGCCCTGCAACAGCGGCAGGTCGCGCTGGAAGATGGCCGAATTCAGCAGCATCCCGGTGCCGGGCCAGCTGAAGACCGTCTCGATCAGGATCGACCCGCCCAGCAGGTATCCCAGCTGGACGCCCATCACCGCCAGCGCGGTCGGGGCGGCGTTCTTGACAACATGGCGGAACACGCCCCATTCCGACAGGCCCCGCGCGCGCAGCCCGATGACGAATTCCTGGGCCAGGATCTCCGACACAAGCGCCCGGACGGTGCGGGCGATGATGCCCATGGGGATCACGCTCATGGTGATGGCGGGCAGGATCATGTAGCTCAGATGCTCCAGGTCCAGCCGCCATTGCCCGGATCCGCCCGGCCCCGCCCCCGCCGCGGGCAGCCAGCCCAGCTGGGCGGAAAAGACGATGACCAGCACCATCCCCAGCCAGTAATGCGGCACCGAGACGCCGAAGACCGCCGCCGCCGAAGCCGCCTTGTCCAAGGGCGAATTCGCGAAATACCCCGCGACGAAGCCGAAGAGGCTGCCCAGCAGAAACCCGATCACCGTCGCGACCGAGGCCAGCATCAGCGTGTTGCCCACCGCGCGCATCACCTCGGTGGTGACGGGGCGGCCGGTCGCGATCGAGGTGCCCAGATCGCCTTGCACCGCGCGGCCCAGCCACAGCAGGAACTGTTCGACATAGCTGCGATCGAAGCCATAGAGGACCATCAGCCGTTCCTGCAGCGCGACCGAGGCATCGGCCGGCAGGATCGAGATCAGGGGATCGCCCGGCGAGATATGGACCAAGGCGAAACAGACCACCGACACGCCCAGCAGCACGGGCAGGGTCAGGATGATCCGGCGGATCGTATAGGCGAGCATCGGCTGTCCCCCGCGGGTTCGGCGCCCCCCGGCCCACGGCCAGGGGGGCGCGGGATCACTGCATGTCCATCGGCGCGATGTCGATGAACCAGCTGCGCGGCTGCACCACGCCCGTCACCCGGTCCGACATGGCGCGCGGGCCGGTGTCATGGGCGACCCAGACAAAGGGCGCCTCCTCGACGATGCGGGCGTGCAGGCGGGCCAAGGCCGCGTCGCGCTCCTCGGGTTCAAAGCTGGTGCGGGCATCCTCGATCAGGGCGTCGATCTCGTCATTGCCGAAATGGCCCCAGTTGTTCGAGACCGGCGGAAAGGCCTTGGTCGAGGTGAAGCGCACCATCGCGAAGAACGGGTCCATCGTGGCGAAGGTCACGTTGATCGCGTTGGCCCCGGCGGCGCTGTCATCCTTTGCGCCGCGGCGCCAGTTGGTGAAGACGGTGTTCCATTCGATCACGTCCAGCTCGACGTCGAAATAACACTCGCGCAGCGCCTGCTGCAGATATTCGTTCATCGGGATGGGCTGCATCTGCCCCGAGCCCGAGGCCGAGGTCTGGACCTTGACCCGCACCGGGTTTTCCGCCGAATAGCCGGCCTCGGTCATCAGGCGCTGCGCCTCGTCCAGGTCATAGCGGATGTCAAAGGACGGGTTGCCCCACCAGGGATGTTCGGGATCGACCGTGCCCTTGGGGATGCCCATGTAGCCGCCCAGCAGGATCTGCAACTCTTCGCGGTCAAAGCACAGGTTCGCGGCATGGCGCACCCGCCGGTCCAGCCAGGGCGAGCCCTCGGCAAAGGACAGCTGCCACGGCCAGACATGAGGCTGGGGGTTGGAATGGATGGTGAAGCCGCGCGACTCGATCTGGGGGATGGCGTCGGGGGCGGGCGCCTCGATCCAGTCGACCTGACCCGACAGCAGGGCGGCGGTGCGGGCATTCGCCTCGGGCAGGGGGACCAGCACGACGCCGTCCAGCCTGGGCGTGCGGGCGGGGTTCCAGTAATCCGCGTTCGGCGCCAGCTCCAGCCGCTCGCGCGGGGAAAAGGCGGTGACGCGGAACGGCCCGGACCCCGAGGGATCGGCGGCGAAGGCCGCCCAGGCCGCCTCGGCATCGCCGGTCTCGTCGAACTTGGCCTGCCAATGGCTGGGCGAGGCCATGAACAGGTTCGTCAGGTTGAAGGGCAGAAAGCTGTCGGGCTCGGATGTGGTCAGCTCGACCGTGAATTCGTCGATGGCGCGCGCGCCTGTCAGGGTCGGCATGCGCGATGCGGTGACGCCCACCTGGCTGGCGTCGAAATGGGGGGCGTCCTCGTTCAGGACCTTCTCCACGTTCCAGACGACGGCCTCGGCGTTGAAGGGGCTGCCGTCATGGAAGGTCACGTCGTCGCGCAGGGTGAAGGTCCAGCGGGTGCTGTCCTCGGGGTCGACCGCCCATTCCGTCGCCAGCGAGGGGATGATGACCGACGGCTCGTCTGCCTTGGACAGGTCCCAGGCCGTCAGGCTGTCATAGATGGTCATGCCGGTGAAGCGGTTGCCCTCGAACCCCTGGTCGGGCTGGCCCAGGGTGCGGGGGATGTCGGCGGCGGTCATGCCGATGCGCAGGATCCGGTCCTGCGCCAAGGCCGTGACCGGGACGGTCAGGACCGAACCGGCAAGACAGGCGGCGATCAGGCGCGACAATCGGGATGCCATGGGCTTTTTCCTTTCGACAAGGCCGGGCGGGCCAGCAAGGCTGATTGAGAACAAGATTGTTAACAATGCCGACGCTGTCGAAACCGCCGGGGCCGGTCAAAGGGAAACGGCCCCTGATGCGGGCTGTGGCCGGGGGAAACCGATACCGCCCGATCCCGCGCCACCCTGCCCCGCGATCCGCCGCAATTCAGGGCAGCGGGGAAAGGCCTACATCACCGCGCCGATCTGCCAGGGCTGGAATTCACTGTCGCCCAGGCCCAAGGCCTCGCTGCGGGTCGTGCGGCCCGATGCGGTGGCCAGGATCAGATCGACGATCTGGCGGCCCTTGGTCTGCAGGTCGATGCCGGTCAGCACATCGCCGCAATTCAGGTCCATGTCGTCGCGCATCGCTGCGAACAGCGCGTCATTCGTGGCCAGCTTGATCGTCGGCGCGGGTTTCGATCCGAAGGCCGATCCGCGCCCCGTGGTGAAGACGATCAGCTGCGCGCCCCCCGCGATCTGGCCCGTGACCGAGACCGGGTCATATCCGGGCGTGTCCATGAAATTCAGCCCCGGCGCGGTGATCGGCTGGCCGTAATCCAGCACCGCGTTCAGGGGCGTGCCCCCGGCCTTGGCGACCGCGCCGAGCGATTTCTCCAGGATCGTGGTCAGCCCGCCCGCCTTGTTGCCGGGGCTGGGATTGTTGTCCAGCGAGGCGCCGTGCATGGCGGCATACCCCTCCCACCAGCGCAGGCGTTCGGCCAGGCGGCTGGCCACCTCGGGGCTGGCGGCGCGGTCCAGCAGCA
The Paracoccus aestuarii genome window above contains:
- a CDS encoding CopG family transcriptional regulator, which gives rise to MASPSPARTADTEKITINLGFVDLGRIDLLVREGFYASRSDLIRTAIRAQLDRHDALIAPTIVRDDFVMGLRDLTRAELEGLQAARQMLDLRVIGLARFARDIPPDLVTATIRSIEVLGTIQADPAVKAALDACRSPKGPKP
- a CDS encoding alpha/beta hydrolase family esterase, translated to MTKPMSMNMSEITRLMRAGQLTEATRMIQTGLGGSSLPQMPQMPQMGQMPQMPHQGRATPAIPEGARWTMGQHAAAGQARQYRLYVPASAADGAEGLLLLLHGCTQDPDDFARGTAILAAAEARRMIVVLPAQTAQSNMNKCWNWFEPRHAATDGGEAAFLTDLTRTLAHDHAIAPDRRFAAGLSAGGAMAVILGAVFADDFGAVACHSGLPNGAASDMGSAFAAMSQGGRDGGAGVGCRLLILHGSADGTVSPRNADAVLSQALRRQPGLTRRAADARLAGHEVRIGRHRDATGTLRIEDWRIAGLGHAWSGGAPEGSHTAPGPSATDAMMRFFLDGAD
- a CDS encoding FAD-binding oxidoreductase, whose protein sequence is MRDMATKDLLEAFRAVTGPAGVVDAPDAMAGYLTDWTGRWTGQAIAVLRPDGTDQVAALLGLCHRHGVAVTTQGGNTGIAGGATPIPDRDHVVLSLDRMQRILAIDPAARTATVQAGTVLQTLQEAVADHGLTYPLMFGARGSCTIGGTLATNAGGSNVLRYGTARALCLGVEAVLADGTAISDLQGLRKDNTGYDLRDLLIGSEGTLAVITAAVLRLHPAPVAVTTGFLSLSGPEAALGVLNALQDATGGLVEAFEYMPAPLIDRICAHTGARPPLAAPAPTGILLEAASTRPSDRDAGGLEDLVQDCLAGLMERGLVLDAVIAASGQQRRDLWAMREATAESIMAVDGYIFDLSLPLSQIAPFLQVTDAEVARAGMTALTVGHLGDGNLHYSIAPGGGAALGALRARILDRVAAMGGSFSAEHGIGQDKLDLMAAYRDPARLAAMRALRRAMDPAGILNPGKTIPDAP
- the uxuA gene encoding mannonate dehydratase, yielding MRQTWRWFGPVDPVSVDDMRQAGVQGVVSALHHIPTGAVWTPEGIAARQDQIARMRDGAPSGLAWEVVESLPVSEAIKTQGPGWRDHVAAWTQSLRNLHAAGLRVVCYNFMPVLDWTRTDLAWPRPTGARCMRFDLADFAAFDIHILARPDAARDFPEAVRDEAARRFAAMDPDRAEALAANIVCGLPGAADRLSMADLRDLLASYAPVTEARLRANFDAFLEQVAPVAQDLEMRLCCHPDDPPFPLLGLPRIMSTEADYAERMAAVDLPANGITLCSGSLGARHDNDLPGMMRRLGDRVHFLHLRNVRRDADTVPASFFEDEHLGGQTDMPALIAAILDEEARRAAAGRADVQIPMRPDHGQDILDDIGRGGQPGYPAIGRLKGLAELRGVEAGLAHARGRS
- a CDS encoding sugar kinase — translated: MTRILCIGEAMVELSAQGDLWRAGIAGDTLNTAWYLRRLLGPSHHVGYLTRVGRGDFSRRAVDFMAAEGIDTSHVTTDPTREIGLYAITLTEGERSFTYWRDTSAARGLADGPDRLQSALVGCDIAYLSGITLAILPDAGRAALLDALRGRDVVFDPNLRPRLWPDAGRMRAAITEAAGLAALVLPSFDDEAAHFGDADPKATIARYRAAGAGQVVVKNGGGPVAYGGPEGSGVVDDLPRDRPVDSTAAGDSFNAAYLAARLEGGTCADAIRAGHALSRRVIAHPGALVRAAV
- a CDS encoding ABC transporter ATP-binding protein, whose protein sequence is MTEPYLSIRDLGVTFTGGTRPVRAVGGVSLDIAPGEAVALIGESGSGKSVTMRAVMRLNPEKRSRIEGRILVGGRDVMAMNGRTLSAFRGAEAAMIFQEPLLALDPVYSVGDQIAETIRRHESVTREAARARALELFERVRIPSARARLDNYPHEMSGGMRQRAMIALALACRPRLLLADEPTTALDATVQMQVLLLLRELQRDLGLSILFVTHDIGAAVEVADRIAVMYAGRIVEEASARDLIRAPRHPYTVGLLKSRAHDAMVKGTRLEAIPGAPPDLAHLPPGCPFAPRCPVVTEACRQGSVPMQPVGPAHAARCLRVGEFAT
- a CDS encoding ABC transporter ATP-binding protein; protein product: MTVQPILSVRGLRKYFPVTGGLLGRRVKDVHAVDGVDLEVMPGETLGVVGESGCGKSTTARLLMHLIQPDAGELFFEGKLVGGPDLPLKAYRRQVQMVFQDSYSSLNPRLTIEDNVAFGARVHGLPAAQALARTHDLLTRVGLSPARFAGRYPHELSGGQRQRVNIARALALRPKVIILDEAVSALDKSVEAQVLNLLADLKAEFGLTYVFISHDLNVVRFVSDRVMVMYLGKVAEIGGADALYDRPMHPYSGALLSSMPSMDPDNRNTEPALAGDPPNPIDPPPGCRFHTRCPIAAPVCATREPALTGSGPHHNVACHARDPQSGHAVTEAAE
- a CDS encoding ABC transporter permease; translated protein: MADATLGLAPTAPVRSAGYWRNVGARLRRDRTAMGAAMVLGLIVLAAILAPLIAPMDPLEGRMINRLKPIGTEGHPLGTDELGRDMLSRLIWGGRLSLLMGVTPVVMAFVIGSAIGIVAGYAGGWTNTLIMRTIDVFYAFPSVLLAVALSGALGAGLGNALFSLTVVFIPPIARVAESVTTRLRSSDFIEAARASGAGALTILRVHVLGNVLGPIFVYATSLIAVSMILASGLSFLGLGVRPPNPEWGLMLNTLRTAIYVQPWVAALPGLMIFMVSISFNMLADGLRSAMEVRQ
- a CDS encoding ABC transporter permease, translated to MLAYTIRRIILTLPVLLGVSVVCFALVHISPGDPLISILPADASVALQERLMVLYGFDRSYVEQFLLWLGRAVQGDLGTSIATGRPVTTEVMRAVGNTLMLASVATVIGFLLGSLFGFVAGYFANSPLDKAASAAAVFGVSVPHYWLGMVLVIVFSAQLGWLPAAGAGPGGSGQWRLDLEHLSYMILPAITMSVIPMGIIARTVRALVSEILAQEFVIGLRARGLSEWGVFRHVVKNAAPTALAVMGVQLGYLLGGSILIETVFSWPGTGMLLNSAIFQRDLPLLQGTILVLAMFFVILNLIVDVMQSALDPRIKR
- a CDS encoding ABC transporter substrate-binding protein; this encodes MASRLSRLIAACLAGSVLTVPVTALAQDRILRIGMTAADIPRTLGQPDQGFEGNRFTGMTIYDSLTAWDLSKADEPSVIIPSLATEWAVDPEDSTRWTFTLRDDVTFHDGSPFNAEAVVWNVEKVLNEDAPHFDASQVGVTASRMPTLTGARAIDEFTVELTTSEPDSFLPFNLTNLFMASPSHWQAKFDETGDAEAAWAAFAADPSGSGPFRVTAFSPRERLELAPNADYWNPARTPRLDGVVLVPLPEANARTAALLSGQVDWIEAPAPDAIPQIESRGFTIHSNPQPHVWPWQLSFAEGSPWLDRRVRHAANLCFDREELQILLGGYMGIPKGTVDPEHPWWGNPSFDIRYDLDEAQRLMTEAGYSAENPVRVKVQTSASGSGQMQPIPMNEYLQQALRECYFDVELDVIEWNTVFTNWRRGAKDDSAAGANAINVTFATMDPFFAMVRFTSTKAFPPVSNNWGHFGNDEIDALIEDARTSFEPEERDAALARLHARIVEEAPFVWVAHDTGPRAMSDRVTGVVQPRSWFIDIAPMDMQ